DNA sequence from the Bacillota bacterium genome:
CTTTCAACGATTGACCCAAAATATGCACACCCCTGCTAACTTTCAACGATAACCTCTGTGAACTTCCTAGGTAAATTCAGAGGTTACTTCTTATGACCGCCGAAATAGACCCCAGTAAATGTTAAAGCCGATCCTCTAGAATAGCAGGAACGGCTTTATTGCTGGGCTTTTAGGCAAAAATAAAACCACCTGCTGATAAAATACTTTTTATCAATAGATGGTAGATTATTTGGCGGAGAGAGAGGGATTCGAACCCTCGAAGCGGGTTTTAGTCCCGCTTAATCGCTTAGCAGGCGACCGCCTTCGACCTCTCGGCCATCTCTCCGTGTATCTAGTGGCGGAGGGGGTGGGATTCGAACCCACGGCCCTTTCGGGTCACTAGTTTTCAAGACTAGCTCCTTAAACCGCTCGGACACCCCTCCTTAAAGGCAGATTTGCATTTTTCAGTATAGCAAAGCAGACAGTCCATGTCAATCAAACTTCCCAATTAAAAATATTTATAAATTACGTGAAATCGTGGGTACATTAAAACACTCCCCCACATTTGTGGAGGAGTGTTTCGTAAGTTGTATGTCAATTGAATTACTTAGCGTTTGCATATGCTTCTGCAACACATGCCAGATAACTCTCAACAGTAATAGTAACTGATGAAGTTAATTCGGGAACATCGGGAACGTTCTGGTGAGCATCATCAACGACCTTAACCTGCAGGCTAAGAATCTCGTCAACAGTCTGCCCGACCATCCATTCGCTGAGAGCAGCAATCTGCTCATACCATTCCTTATCAATCTCGGATACTCTTCTCATGCCGTATTCATCACCAAGCTGTACTTTAGTTTTCGGCGCTACGGAACGATCGGAAGTAACCTGACCTTCCTCGTCAAAGTTGATCCTGATTTGAGCGTTATCAATAAGCGCCCCTACAACTACACCGTTTGCATCAAAAGCTACAGCAGCCATGGTGTTATCGATCTGCGCCATGGGCATAATGTCGTTTGCCTCGTCATAGCCTCTTGAACGGGCAATCGAAATCTCTGTACCTAATCCTGCCGAAACAGCATTTTCAACATCGATTGAATGATTGTAAGCGTACTCTACAGCTGCAATGTAGTCTTCTACCGTAATGGTTACCAGGGAGGTAAGTTCAGGAACATCAGGAACGTTCTGGTGAGCATCATCAACGACTTTAACCTGAAGGCTCTTGATTTCGTCAACAGTCTGACCGATCATCCAGCTTTCGAATGCTTCCATCTGCTCATACCATTCTTTCCCAATTTCGGAGACCCTTATCATGCCGTAATCATCACCAAGTTCAACCTTGGTTTTACCCGGAACTGTGAGATCGGCAGCAACCTGCATATCTTCATCAAAGGGCACTCTGGTCTGAGCATTATTAATTGTCACACTGACAACTCTGCCATCAGCATCAAAGAGAACTGCAGCCATAACTACATCTGCCTGTGCCTGTGCTGTTAATTCATCCGTTGCGTCTCTTGACCGGCCAATTGAGGTTATTACACCAAGGCCCAGTTTGTAAGAACCTTCGGTTTCAACTACTTCTTCCTCATCTTCTCCCGGAGCTTCTTCATCGACTGGTGCAGTTTCTTCTCCGCCACAGCCAAATACTCCAAATGCCAACAATCCAAATACCAACAGTAAAACAAAAAACTTGCTTTTCATACGGTACCTTTCCTTTCATTAATATATTGCTACAATTGACATACGCTGACTATCGTAACATAAAAGTTCGATTGGGTCAACGTTAAAACATTCACAAAGTTTCCGCCAACAAGCCAACAACCTCATTATTGCCTGCTTTCCATTGTTTTTAAGAAAACATATTAACTTAAGAAATTAAATTCATATAAAAAAAAGTAAAAGCCGCGTTGTTGAAGATTGCGGCTTAATGCTAGGTCCTCATGTTAATATTATGGAATATCATTTGAGTATAAATATGATCAAGAAACAGTAATTTTCTCCTGGCCGTTAAAGTAAGGGCGGAGGACTTTTGGAATTATTACAGAGCCGTCTTGCTGTTGGTAATTTTCAAGTATAGCAGCTACTGTTCTACCTACAGCAACACCTGAACCGTTAAGGGTATGAACAAATTTGATTTTCTTACCATCTGCAGGCCTGAACCGAATATTTGCCCGGCGGGCCTGAAAGTCGGTAAAGTTACTGCAAGAAGAGATTTCACGGTAAGTGTTATATGCAGGCAACCAGACCTCAAGATCATATTTCTTAGCCGGTGCAAATCCGAGATCACCGGAGCACATGAGCATCACCCGGTAAGGCAGTTCCAGCATCTGTAGCACTTTTTCGGCGTTTTTCGTCAGCTTTTCCAGTTCTTCATCTGATTTTTCCGGAAGAACGAACTTAACCAATTCCACCTTGTTGAACTGGTGTTGACGGATAAGTCCCCGGGTGTCCCTTCCATGAGCTCCGGCTTCAGCCCGGAAACAGGCGCTGTAAGCTACATAATAGAGAGGAAGCTGGTTTTCTTCCAGTATCTCATCACGGTGTAGATTGGTCACAGGTACTTCTGCAGTAGGTATAAGATAGTAGTCCGTTCCCTCAACCCGGAAAGCATCTTCGGCAAATTTCGGCAGCTGGCCGGTTCCGGTCATACTGGCTGCGTTAACAAGAAAGGGGGGGAATACTTCCCGGTAACCATGCTCAGATGTATGAAGATCAAGCATAAAGTTAATAAGGGCCCTTTCAAGTCGGGCGCCGGCCCCAAAATAGAGAGCAAAGCGGCTGCCGGTGATCTTTCCTGCCCGGGGAAAATCAATTATGTTCAGGTTGGCCCCGATATCCCAGTGAGCTAAAGGCTCAAAACTAAATTCAGGGCGTTTACCCCAACTGCGAATCTCAACGTTGTCGGATTCATCTGTTCCCCTGGGGACTACCGGATCAGGAATATTTGGTAGGCTCAATAGAAGCTGTTCCAATTCCGCATCAACCTGGCGAAGTTGCTCATCCAAGGTTTTTATTTTCTGAGCTACTTCCCGCATTTCTTCTTTTTTTCTGTAAGATGTTTCACTGTCAGCTCCAGCCTGCCCAATTTCCTTGGATACCCTGTTGCGGATCTGTTTCAACTCTTCCGCTTCTTTTAACAAATCACGACGCTCATTATCCCTGGCGAGAAGGCTTTCAAGATCACCTTCTTCATCCTTTAGTTCCATAGCCTGGCGGACGATTTCAGGGTTTTCACGAACGAATTTAAGATCGAGCATATCATAATCCTCCCTTATATTGCTGGATCGTAGTCATAATAATTATCATTTACATTTCTTCCGGGGCAATAATGCCAAGGAGTCCCAAACCATTTGAAATAACCTGTCTTGCAGCGCTGATCAACAACAACCTTCCATGTTGAAGTTTCCCTTCACTGCTTAGAACAGGACAATTATGATAAAAACGGTTAAATTCCCGGGCAACATCTATTAAATAACGGGCAAGAATGGAAGGACGGTAATTTTCTGCCGAAGCAAATATTTTATCGGGTAATTGGGCTAAAGTTTTGATCAGGTTGATTTCCTCATCCTTGATCAGTTTGGATGCGGCTGTGTTGTCCCATTTCAGAAATTCAGGTTCAGCTTTGCGTAATATACTGCAAATACGGGCATGGGCGTACTGGATATATGCTGCAGTTTCTCCGGAGAAATCCAGGACTTTATCCCAGTCAAACTCTATATTCTTGATCCTGTCATTGCTTAAATCACCGAAACGTACTGCTCCAAGGCCTACAGCTTTGGCAGCACTTTCTTTGTCCGGAAGTTCGGGGTTTTTCTCTTCAATAATCTCCCGGGCCATATCTATGGAACGCTGCAGCACCTCTTCAAGCAGAATAATTTTACCGGCCCGGGTTGACATTCTGCCTTCTTTAAAGCGGATTAAGCCGAATGGCACGTGGACACAGTCTTTAGCCCAGTCAAAACCTAACAGCTCCAGGACCTTAAATAGCTGTTGAAAGTGCAAAGTCTGTTCGGCACCGACGACATAAAGTGATCGGGCAAAATCAAATCTCCTTTTCCTGTATATCGCGGCAGCGATATCACGGGTAATATATAGAGTTGCCCCATCTTTTTTGCGGAGCATAACCGGTGGAAGGCTGTAGGGCTCTAAATCTATGATCAGGGCCCCTTCACTTTCCCTGGCAATTTTCTTCTCCTGGATAAGCTTTATTACATCATCGAGCATTTCATTATAATGGCTTTCTCCATGAAAATGTTCAAACTTTATACCTAAAAGATCGTATATAACAGAATAATTATCAAGGCTTAGCCGGCGGAACCGCTCCCAAAAGGCTATCGCTTCAGTGTCTCCTTCTTCAAGCTTCTTGAACCATAAGCGTGCTTCGTCGTCCAGGGTAAGATCGTTTTCAGCTTCTCTGTGAAATTGAACATATAAACGATACAGGTAATCTACAGGATCGGATTCCAGATCATTCTCATTGCCCCAACGTTTGAAAGCTACTATTAATTTACCAAACTGGGTTCCCCAGTCACCAAGATGATTGACTCCTATACTGTTATAACCCAATGCTTTATAGATTAAATAAAGCGAGTGGCCGATAACTGTTGAACGGATATGACCTACTCCGAATGGTTTGGCAATATTGGGAGATGAATAGTCAATCGGAACATTTCGACCTTCGCCAAGATTAGTATGCCCGTATTTATTTCCATCTTCCCAAATCTGTGCCAATACTTCACGGCCATATTCTTTTGGTGCAATAAAAAAATTAAGATAAGGACCTTTAGGGGCTGTTTTTGACCAAAAGAAACCAGCCTGATCGGCCAATTTATCACTCAACTCGACAGCAATAAGGTGAGGAGCTTTTTCCCGGGTTTTAGCCAGGGTGTAACAGGGAAAAGCAAGGTCGCCATAAGTCGGGTCGGGGGGGGTTTCCAGTAGTTTAATAATATCAGCCGGTTCCATGGACACCAGTGGAGCCAGAATCCGACTTACCTCTTCATTTAGCTTCTGCATATAGATTCTCCTCGGAGCTTTTTCACTTATTTTAGCTCAAAGCGAGGTGAATGACAAATATGACTATATTTTTAATACCATGTTTATTCCGGATTGATAAAATATGGTTGTCGGTAAAATCTGCTAAGCGGAGGATACCCTGCAGGTGGAGCCCAACTATCACCTTCAATTAATATTTCAACCCTCTGTGATCTGCTGTTTTCAAAAACGGTAAGGAAAATTGCATCCAGAATAAGAGTAGCCCGGAGGTAATCCTGTTCGCTGCCATTTTCAGGGAATATTTCTTTAAAGCTGCTGTTCAGGTTAACCTGCACCTGTTCCGGAGTTTGCATAATACCAAGCAGGTTTAAATCCGATGGTACAAAAGTAAGTGATCTTGAAGCTCGTAAAGACTGTGAAATTAGATTGTCGAGATCTATGTTATCCGTATTTTCAGTAGCTCCTTCCCGGATAGTCAGATAATACCTGTAACCGCTCATTATCGGAGTATAAATCGGATTCTCCCACCTGATTGGTTGAATTGGCTGTTCTGCGATTATCATATCGCCGAAGGATACAATAGGCTGCCTTCGTACAGTCAAATAGATTTCTTTTACTTCGTTGAAAGCACTGACTGTCAAAATTAACGATTGTAAAGCTGATGCACTTTGGATTGTACCGTTCAGCTCAAACAGTTCCGGAGGCATATCCAAAGAAAGCTGACCGTTCTCTGCAGAAAATTCAACTTCTGCATAAACGTTTTTATCCGGGATTGTCCTGTATAGAGCGCTACCCCTTGCCGGGCCGCGTATAAGTTCTTCCATTGCAGAACGGATCGGGTTCTCTGTCTGGCTGATAGTTCTTGTAACGGGAATCAGGTTGGCATTTTCATCAATAAAGTATAGCTGTATTTTAGTTTGATTCGCCGAAAGGCCAGTTGTAACCGGGTTATAAATTGGACCGGAAGCTGTTTCATTATTACCATTACCGCTTTCTGAAAGTAGAGGGCGAAGATTAATTAAATCTATATAGCCATCTTCACCGCATACTACTGCCAGATAAGGATGGCCGGACAAGATTAATTTCTCAACACGCATTGCAACTTCCCAGCTGTTTATCTCTTCACCATCCCTGTTCAGTAATAGCATCTGTGTATAGTCTTCCCTGAAATGGCGCCAGGAGCTGGTTACAATATGCTGCCCGTCTGAAGTAAAAGAGAAGAGTGAACCATCAGGTATGCGTTTCATCCAGAGAAGATCCTGGGCAAGATCAAAATAATAAAGGTTTTCACCTGCGCCTTCCCTGCTACCGTAGACCAATAAACGGTTATAATTCTGTGGATTAAAGATAACTTTTTGGGGTTCAAAAGGAAGTATGGTATCCCACAAGAGATAACCCAGTGAATCATATACAATTAACTGATTGCCCTTGACGGCAGCCAGGCGGCTTCCATGTCTTGAAACTGCGGCCAATGTCTGATTTTCAAAACTCCACACTTCTTCGCCGTTAAGGTTTAAGGCCCTGACTTTCGGTATTTCTTCCTCAATATAAGTGTAGTAGATATTCGCCTGTTCGAGGTACTCACTGGTCAGGAAGAGATTAATAACCGGCTCTGTTTCAATTGTCCAGAGGGATTCACCTTTTTGGTTAAAAAAGTCCAGGTTGTTAAAGTCTTCGTCCGGGTTTGATCGGGAAACAACTATCCAGGAAGCAGTTGGAGAGATTGCAACAAGATCTATTGGATCCCCTTCATTTTCCCACCAAATTTGCTGATCTGAAGTTGTATAAAGAAGTCTTCCCCCGGATGTCCCAATTACTGCATAATTGCCGCACTGTGAAATTTTTGCCTGACCAGGTGCAGTTGCAAAAGATCTGTCCCACAAAAGCCTGCGTTCGCGGTCGAGCAGGCTTACAGAGTTATTGCCTGTGCTAAAAAGAATACCATTCAATCCATAGTCAACTGTTAGATCAAGGATACTCGTGCTGGTAAACCACAAATCGTAAAGGGCTTCACCCTGGTCGGCTGACTGCGGATCAATTGCCAATGAAGATGATTCTGCGCGGGGAAGGAACTGAATTATGTACAATACAAAACCGGCCAGTATAAATAACATAGCCAGTGAGATTATATAATAAAATGGCTGAATCCTTTTCATAAGTTAACCCCTCCGGACTAAAAACCAAAGTGCATGTTATTCTATCATAAGTTTATTAGTGATTTCTAATAAAGATAATAATCTATCATTAAGTTTTAATAATAATTCCCTACTCAGTGACCAACGGCAGGGCAAAATAGAAATTGCTTCCTTCACCAAGATTACTTTCCACCCAAACGCGACCACCATGTTTTGTCACTATTTCATTGACAATAGCCAGGCCGAGACCGGTTCCACCCGCCTCTCTTGAACGGGCTCGATCTACCCTAAAAAATCTATCAAAAATGAAACTTAAATCTTCCTCAGGTATGCCGCAACCTGTATCGCTAATTCCGGTAATAACTTCTTCGCCTTCCCTGTACAATGATATAGTGATCGCTCCTCCGGGCGGAGTATAATTTAAGGCATTATCCAAAAGATTGCTGATTACCTGTCTCAACTGCATGGGTGCCGCGCGTACGATATAATCCTGACCGGGTTTTTCATAGATCAATTCAAGCCCCGCATGCGAAAAACGATATTCATTTTCATTAAGCATGTCGCTAAGCAATAGGTTTAAAGTAATATTTTCCTGCTCAAGGTTATTTTTTTCGAGTTTTGAAAGTTCAAGCAGATCATTTACAAGTGCGGTCAGTCTTTCCAGTTCACCATCCAGATCTGATACAAACTCTTTTTGCTGTTTTTTATTCATGTCATGTTCCAATAAGGCTTTGGTCAATAAACTCATTGTCGTAAGCGGGGTCCGGACCTCGTGGGCGACATCGGCTGCAAACTTCTTAAGATTGCTTGTGTAGTAATTTAATTTCTTTGCCATCAGGTTAAACTGTTCAGCAAGCCGTCCGATCTCATCTTTCGATTTAAATTCAATATGCTGATCAAGTTTTCCCTCTGCCATTTTCCGGGCAGCTGTAGTTAACTCTTCAAGTGGACCGGTAAATCGACGGGCTAAAATTACTGAGCCACCCCCGACTACAGCCATAGCAATTACAGTTGCTAAAAATAGAAAAGTTCTTATATCATCAAGGGTTTGGTATAGATTTTCCATTGAGGCAGATAGAATTATAACTCCAAGGACAATCTCATTTTCATCCTTAACAGGTATGGCAACCTGCATTACCGGCTGCTGCAGCCTTTCACTAAAGCTCACACTGCTGCTTACAACACCCTGCAGGGCAACAGCAACATCTTCATGCGTTAAAAGCTGATTCAGCATTCCTCCAATCCTAATTGAATCACCCACAACAAGCCCCTGCTGATCGGTAAATATAACCCTGGCCTGGGCCTGACGGCTCATATTTTCAGCCAGGGTGCTTAAACGTACCGAGTCGATCTGACCTCGCAGGTGGCCCACTAAAAAGTCAGAAGCCAGAAAACCAGAAATTTCAAGGCTTTCCTGCATATTGCTCAGGTAGTAATGCTCCAGAGTGTTAAAGAGAAATATACTGATGATTACCATTACCGCCAGGATAATTGCCAGGAAAGAGGCTGTCAGGCGGAAACGGATGCTGTAAAACTTAAGCATCAAGCATCCTCCCTGATTTTATAACCAGTCCCCCATACGGTAATGATATAATCCGGATTGCTTGGATCAGCTTCGATTTTTTCCCTGATATGCCTGATATGTACATCGACAGTTCGAACATCTCCATAGTAATCATAACCCCATACCTGTTCCAAGAGCTGTTCACGGGAATAAACATTCCCGGCGTTTGTGGCTAAAAAACTTAAAAGAGCAAATTCCTTCGATGTCAGGTTAACATCCTTCTCACCGAGGCGGATCCTGTGCTGGAGCAAGTCTACCTGTAAGTCACCGATTTGAATCACTTTTTTTGGTTCTTCCTCCCGGGCGGTAGTCCTCCTGAGTATTGCCTTAATTCTGGCAACCAATTCTCTTGCATTAAAAGGTTTAGTGAGATAATCGTCCGCTCCCAGTTCCAAACCTAAGACCTTATCGATGTCCTCGCTACGGGCAGTAAGCATAATTATTGGAACATCATGCTTTTTTCGAATACGGCGGCAGACTTCAAATCCATCCAGTCCGGGGAGCATGAGATCAAGAACCACAATATCAGGTTTTACTTCAACTACTTTCTGTAATGCTTCCTCTCCATCATACGCTTGTTCAACCCGAAAGCCTTCTTTTTCCAAGTTAAAAGTGAGCGCTTTAACGAGCGTTTTCTCATCATCAACAACTAATACCAGATCTTTATTCATCAGCCGAAACCTCCCTGATCTGTTTTGAAAATTTACAATACCCGTTTTCATTAATTAACCAGTCGTTCTTATTTAGTTTCATTTCCAACTATGCTTACTTCTTATAATACTTTATTACTTCTTTTATGTCTTCCCAAACATATTTTTTCTTGCCGGGATCTCTTAGCAGCGCTGCCGGGTGAAAAGTTGCTATAATGCGTCTTGAATCCCATTCATGCCAGGTTCCCCTACAGCGGGTTATTGACAAATTCTGACCGATTAAAGTTTTAGTCGCCAGGGCACCGAGGCAAACAATAATTTCCGGATTTATTAATTCGATCTGCTCCTTCAGGTAAGGAAGGCATGCTTCTACTTCAGATTGAAGAGGCAATCTATTGGAAGGGGGTCTGCACTTTACAATGTTGGCGATATATACTTCTTCTCTCTTTATATCTGCTGCAGCCAGGATCCTGTCCAGCAGCTGTCCGGCCCTTCCGACAAAAGGTATCCCAATACGATCTTCATCCGCTCCAGGACCTTCTCCGATAAGCATCAGTTTGGTTTGCGGATTACCATCTCCAAACACAACCTGTGTGCATGTACTTCTCAGAATACAATTGTTACAGGTTAGGCAGGTTTGTTTTAACCGCTCTAGTTTTTGTACAGGATCTTCTGCAGGTGTGCTTTGATTTTTATGTGAATTAATCAGTTCAATCAAAGACTGCTGTCGCTCTGTGATTGTCCTCACCCCAAAATGTACCGAAAGATAATTTTTAGTATCGCAATTAATTCAACAGTCAGAACAGTTATTCCTTCACTGGAGCATTTATTCCGGAGGAGCTACCATCAGGGATTTTCTCCTTATAAAACGACTCTCTGCAATATCAAGAAGGCGGTTTACCAGTTCCGGATAACTGATACCACTTGCTTCCCATAGTTTTGGATACATGCTTATACTGGTAAATCCAGGCATGGTATTAATTTCATTGACTATTACCCGTCCAGAAACCCTTTCAATAAAGAAATCAACCCTGGCCAGACCGCTTCCTTCAACAACTTGAAATGCTTTAATGGAATAATTCCTTACTTTTTCTTCAATATCCAAAGAGAGTTCAACAGGAACGATCAGCTCAGATCGATCATCGATATATTTAGCCCGATAGTCATAAAATTCATTACAAGGAATAATTTCACCGGGTCTGGAAGCTTGGACGTCCAGATCTCCCAAAACACTGCATTCAATTTCCCTTCCATCAATAAACTTATCTACAATCACTTTTTCATCGTATAAAAATGCTTCTTCTACAGCCGCTCCCAACTCGTCCAAAGAACTGACCTTTGTTATACCAACGCTGGAGCCAAGATTTGCCGGCTTAACGAAACAAGGCAACTCCAGTTGTTTTATTATTGTATCCTGCCAGCTAGAGCGATCCTGAACCCACTCATGCCGGTGGAAGTAAACATAAGAAGCAACCGGTAAACCGGCTCTTTCAAATAATATTTTCATAACCACTTTATCCATGGAAACACTGGAAGCAAGCACTCCGGAACCAACATATGGAATGCCAGCCATTTCAAATAACCCCTGGATAGTGCCATCTTCTCCATAAGTACCATGTAATATAGGAAAGACTATATCCAGCGGTTGGTAGTTCCATTCAACCGGTGATTTTTCAGATTGTATTAATAGGCCGGGTTGGGACGGGTCGGTTAACAATACTGTTTTTGCAGCATTCACAGGAAGGCGATATTCCCAGAATGCCTGCCAGATATCACTCCCGGAATACCAAAGACCTTCCCGGCTGATTCCAACAGGGATAATTTTATATTTTTCTGAATCAATGGCATCCATGATTGAAGCTGCGGATCTTAAAGAAACAACATGCTCACCTGACCTACCGCCAAAGATAACAGCTACGGTTTTCTGGATCATTTATTATCAACTCCCTAAATACTGTTAAGCCCGCTGTTGGTTGCGGGCATTATGATTATATCATACAGCGTTATACAGTTTATATGTAGTTTATCTATTGCAAAAGTGCAGGAGGTTATATAAAGTTACGATATAATCATAATACCTTAATACCATATTAATAGAAAAGAAAAAGAAGGATTGTTGCTAATGCAAATACCGGTAATTATGCTGGGAGCAAATTTCTATACCTCCCTGGGAGCAATAAGAACTCTGGGCAGAAGAGGAGTTCCGGTTCATGCATTTGATTATGATTTTTCCACAGCTTATGCTCTCTCCTCAAAATATGTAACCAGAAAAGTACTTTGTCCCGACATAAACAGCAATGAAAAAGAGTTGGTAGATTTTCTTATAAATTATTCTAATCAATTTACATTGCGCCCTGTCCTGATGTCAACAGCTGATAATTATGCTCTGATGGTATCAAGGCATTCTGACAAACTTGCCAAGCATTACAGGTTTCCGATCATGGAACCTGGTTTACTGGAAAAAATCATTGATAAAAATGGTTTATATGAACTGGCTATCAAACATGATCTTAGCATACCAAAAACCTATATAGTCAACCAGTATAGTAATCTGAATCAAATAGCACTGGAAATGCCTTATCCCTGTATAATCAAACCGGCTCTTTCGCATAAATTTGTTAAAGTATTTCGGCAAAAATGTCTTTTTGCGAATAACAAAGAAGATTTATTATCCGCGCTGGAAACTGCCAGGAAAAGCAGCCTTGAAGTGATGGTACAGGAAATCATCCCCGGATTTGACGACCAGATGTACGTATATGATACATACATAAACAAATATGGTAACGCTACCCATACATTTAGTGGACAAAAATTACGTCAGTTTCCGATTAATTTTGGGTCATCAACTCTTACCCACCAGCTATATGACCAAGAATTGATCGAATTAGGTCAAATGTATATGAAACGAATTAACTACAGGGGTTACGGTGAAATTGAATTTAAAAAAGATTTCCGTACAGGAGAATTCAAGCTGATCGAAATTAACGCCCGTTTGAGTACTTTAAATATCCTTTTTGATAAATGCGGTGTGGAGTTTACATAT
Encoded proteins:
- the argS gene encoding arginine--tRNA ligase, yielding MQKLNEEVSRILAPLVSMEPADIIKLLETPPDPTYGDLAFPCYTLAKTREKAPHLIAVELSDKLADQAGFFWSKTAPKGPYLNFFIAPKEYGREVLAQIWEDGNKYGHTNLGEGRNVPIDYSSPNIAKPFGVGHIRSTVIGHSLYLIYKALGYNSIGVNHLGDWGTQFGKLIVAFKRWGNENDLESDPVDYLYRLYVQFHREAENDLTLDDEARLWFKKLEEGDTEAIAFWERFRRLSLDNYSVIYDLLGIKFEHFHGESHYNEMLDDVIKLIQEKKIARESEGALIIDLEPYSLPPVMLRKKDGATLYITRDIAAAIYRKRRFDFARSLYVVGAEQTLHFQQLFKVLELLGFDWAKDCVHVPFGLIRFKEGRMSTRAGKIILLEEVLQRSIDMAREIIEEKNPELPDKESAAKAVGLGAVRFGDLSNDRIKNIEFDWDKVLDFSGETAAYIQYAHARICSILRKAEPEFLKWDNTAASKLIKDEEINLIKTLAQLPDKIFASAENYRPSILARYLIDVAREFNRFYHNCPVLSSEGKLQHGRLLLISAARQVISNGLGLLGIIAPEEM
- a CDS encoding GerMN domain-containing protein; translation: MKRIQPFYYIISLAMLFILAGFVLYIIQFLPRAESSSLAIDPQSADQGEALYDLWFTSTSILDLTVDYGLNGILFSTGNNSVSLLDRERRLLWDRSFATAPGQAKISQCGNYAVIGTSGGRLLYTTSDQQIWWENEGDPIDLVAISPTASWIVVSRSNPDEDFNNLDFFNQKGESLWTIETEPVINLFLTSEYLEQANIYYTYIEEEIPKVRALNLNGEEVWSFENQTLAAVSRHGSRLAAVKGNQLIVYDSLGYLLWDTILPFEPQKVIFNPQNYNRLLVYGSREGAGENLYYFDLAQDLLWMKRIPDGSLFSFTSDGQHIVTSSWRHFREDYTQMLLLNRDGEEINSWEVAMRVEKLILSGHPYLAVVCGEDGYIDLINLRPLLSESGNGNNETASGPIYNPVTTGLSANQTKIQLYFIDENANLIPVTRTISQTENPIRSAMEELIRGPARGSALYRTIPDKNVYAEVEFSAENGQLSLDMPPELFELNGTIQSASALQSLILTVSAFNEVKEIYLTVRRQPIVSFGDMIIAEQPIQPIRWENPIYTPIMSGYRYYLTIREGATENTDNIDLDNLISQSLRASRSLTFVPSDLNLLGIMQTPEQVQVNLNSSFKEIFPENGSEQDYLRATLILDAIFLTVFENSRSQRVEILIEGDSWAPPAGYPPLSRFYRQPYFINPE
- the serS gene encoding serine--tRNA ligase gives rise to the protein MLDLKFVRENPEIVRQAMELKDEEGDLESLLARDNERRDLLKEAEELKQIRNRVSKEIGQAGADSETSYRKKEEMREVAQKIKTLDEQLRQVDAELEQLLLSLPNIPDPVVPRGTDESDNVEIRSWGKRPEFSFEPLAHWDIGANLNIIDFPRAGKITGSRFALYFGAGARLERALINFMLDLHTSEHGYREVFPPFLVNAASMTGTGQLPKFAEDAFRVEGTDYYLIPTAEVPVTNLHRDEILEENQLPLYYVAYSACFRAEAGAHGRDTRGLIRQHQFNKVELVKFVLPEKSDEELEKLTKNAEKVLQMLELPYRVMLMCSGDLGFAPAKKYDLEVWLPAYNTYREISSCSNFTDFQARRANIRFRPADGKKIKFVHTLNGSGVAVGRTVAAILENYQQQDGSVIIPKVLRPYFNGQEKITVS
- a CDS encoding uracil-DNA glycosylase, translated to MLRSTCTQVVFGDGNPQTKLMLIGEGPGADEDRIGIPFVGRAGQLLDRILAAADIKREEVYIANIVKCRPPSNRLPLQSEVEACLPYLKEQIELINPEIIVCLGALATKTLIGQNLSITRCRGTWHEWDSRRIIATFHPAALLRDPGKKKYVWEDIKEVIKYYKK
- a CDS encoding D-alanine--D-alanine ligase family protein, with protein sequence MIQKTVAVIFGGRSGEHVVSLRSAASIMDAIDSEKYKIIPVGISREGLWYSGSDIWQAFWEYRLPVNAAKTVLLTDPSQPGLLIQSEKSPVEWNYQPLDIVFPILHGTYGEDGTIQGLFEMAGIPYVGSGVLASSVSMDKVVMKILFERAGLPVASYVYFHRHEWVQDRSSWQDTIIKQLELPCFVKPANLGSSVGITKVSSLDELGAAVEEAFLYDEKVIVDKFIDGREIECSVLGDLDVQASRPGEIIPCNEFYDYRAKYIDDRSELIVPVELSLDIEEKVRNYSIKAFQVVEGSGLARVDFFIERVSGRVIVNEINTMPGFTSISMYPKLWEASGISYPELVNRLLDIAESRFIRRKSLMVAPPE
- a CDS encoding response regulator encodes the protein MNKDLVLVVDDEKTLVKALTFNLEKEGFRVEQAYDGEEALQKVVEVKPDIVVLDLMLPGLDGFEVCRRIRKKHDVPIIMLTARSEDIDKVLGLELGADDYLTKPFNARELVARIKAILRRTTAREEEPKKVIQIGDLQVDLLQHRIRLGEKDVNLTSKEFALLSFLATNAGNVYSREQLLEQVWGYDYYGDVRTVDVHIRHIREKIEADPSNPDYIITVWGTGYKIREDA
- a CDS encoding ATP-binding protein — encoded protein: MLKFYSIRFRLTASFLAIILAVMVIISIFLFNTLEHYYLSNMQESLEISGFLASDFLVGHLRGQIDSVRLSTLAENMSRQAQARVIFTDQQGLVVGDSIRIGGMLNQLLTHEDVAVALQGVVSSSVSFSERLQQPVMQVAIPVKDENEIVLGVIILSASMENLYQTLDDIRTFLFLATVIAMAVVGGGSVILARRFTGPLEELTTAARKMAEGKLDQHIEFKSKDEIGRLAEQFNLMAKKLNYYTSNLKKFAADVAHEVRTPLTTMSLLTKALLEHDMNKKQQKEFVSDLDGELERLTALVNDLLELSKLEKNNLEQENITLNLLLSDMLNENEYRFSHAGLELIYEKPGQDYIVRAAPMQLRQVISNLLDNALNYTPPGGAITISLYREGEEVITGISDTGCGIPEEDLSFIFDRFFRVDRARSREAGGTGLGLAIVNEIVTKHGGRVWVESNLGEGSNFYFALPLVTE